The sequence below is a genomic window from Sphingobacterium sp. ML3W.
GATACTAATTGGTATACTTGCCATTATTGCTGCATTTTTCATGTGGACTTTTAGAAAGAAGAGAAAACATCTGATTAATTTAGGAATTCTTTTTGCTGTTTCTTCTGTTTTCATACTATGTGTGGATCTTGTCTATAACCATGTTTTACAATCCCACCAAAGAAACCGTATTGACATCATCCTAGGAAAAATGGATGATCCTAGAGGCCAAGGTTATAATTTAAATCAATCCAAAATTGCTATTGGATCTGGTCAATTTTGGGGTAAAGGATATCTTCAGGGCACACAGACTAAATATAACTTTGTTCCAGAACAAAGTACCGATTTTATATTTTGTACTGTAGGAGAAGAATGGGGATTTGTAGGTTCTATCTTTCTGATTGGTATATACTTAACACTGCTACTGCGTATTATTCATATCGCAGAACGCCAACGCTCTGCCTTTGCCAGGATTTATGCCTATGGTGTAGCTTCTATCCTATTCTTCCATTTTTTCATTAATATAGGAATGACCATTGGAATTGTACCAGTTATTGGTATACCACTACCATTCATTAGTTATGGTGGATCTTCTTTATGGAGTTTTACCATATTATTATTTATTATGTTAAAGTTTGATTCCAATAGAAAAGGAATTGTGTAAAAGCAATTCCTTTTCTATTGGAATCAAATAGCTCTAAAATTAATCCAATAACGCTATCAACCAAAACCATTGGTCATATTGACAATACATGATCAAAGTACGCAACAATCATAATTTCTGCAATATTTAATGGAAGCAAAGTCAAATAGAAAGTAATGAAGTCTTATTCCATATATTTATCTTGTATACCTCGTCATATCGTTCTTAAATAACAAAGTGTACAATTATCTATTTTATCAAAACGAGCGATTACAGAATTGACCTGCATTTTTCGAACTTCCACTTCCATATAACACCTATTGTCGAA
It includes:
- the rodA gene encoding rod shape-determining protein RodA, with product MNNQKNSFFGKIDWLTISLWLALCIIGLFNIHAAVYDPENPGLFNMATKYGKQSMYIASALILGITILIIDAKFFSSASPIIYAFVILLLIAVLVIGKNVGGNQAWIDLGFFRLQPSEFGKLATCLLLANYLSSQSNKNPNLHTLAIGSGIVLFPVFLVMLQPDTGSALAFFSLIFVFYREGYVNNNFLLFGGLCIVLFVAALLVNAWILIGILAIIAAFFMWTFRKKRKHLINLGILFAVSSVFILCVDLVYNHVLQSHQRNRIDIILGKMDDPRGQGYNLNQSKIAIGSGQFWGKGYLQGTQTKYNFVPEQSTDFIFCTVGEEWGFVGSIFLIGIYLTLLLRIIHIAERQRSAFARIYAYGVASILFFHFFINIGMTIGIVPVIGIPLPFISYGGSSLWSFTILLFIMLKFDSNRKGIV